In one Lycium barbarum isolate Lr01 chromosome 7, ASM1917538v2, whole genome shotgun sequence genomic region, the following are encoded:
- the LOC132601265 gene encoding uncharacterized protein LOC132601265 translates to MVISWLTSSISPTIAESVQYSETAESIWKQLERRYGTVNGTKIFEIKKELASIQQGSLDIASYFNKLKKSWDELGAMRKSHGKECTCAAKSGIEKDDEEDKLYQFLMGLNDVYVGVRSDMLMMHPLSSLDDAYNILLQDENQRQVHFTPMLNPDSASFNANLNTKPNFNTRSPQPPYQPPIPPRQYNQKVDFNLTCRYCKTPGHTIDRCYKLHGYPQNHKFFKGRKVAANVSGDVESPDPLQRWGWLPHADTAPKATTSSAGASGEMASSIPGLSMN, encoded by the coding sequence ATGGTAATATCATGGTTGACAAGTTCTATCTCACCAACCATTGCTGAGAGTGTCCAGTACTCAGAGACTGCTGAGAGTATATGGAAACAATTAGAGCGTCGATATGGAACTGTAAATGGAACTAAAATCTTTGAAATAAAAAAGGAATTGGCTTCTATACAGCAGGGTTCTCTTGACATTGCTTCCTATTTTAACAAACTTAAAAAGTCTTGGGATGAACTGGGGGCAATGCGTAAGAGTCATGGGAAGGAATGCACTTGTGCTGCTAAATCTGGGATTGAAAAAGATGATGAAGAGGATAAACTTTACCAATTTCTCATGGGTTTGAATGACGTATACGTGGGTGTTAGAAGTGATATGCTTATGATGCATCCTCTCTCTTCTCTTGATGATGCTTATAATATTCTTCTCCAAGATGAGAACCAAAGACAAGTGCACTTCACTCCTATGCTGAATCCTGACTCTGCTTCCTTTAATGCAAATCTCAATACTAAACCAAACTTCAACACTAGATCACCACAACCTCCCTATCAACCACCTATTCCACCTAGGCAATATAATCAGAAGGTCGACTTCAACCTCACTTGTCGGTATTGCAAAACACCTGGTCATACAATTGATAGGTGCTATAAACTCCATGGTTATCCACAAAACCATAAGTTTTTTAAAGGGAGAAAGGTGGCTGCAAATGTGAGTGGTGATGTTGAGTCTCCAGATCCTCTTCAGAGATGGGGTTGGTTGCCTCATGCTGATACTGCTCCTAAAGCTACAACCAGTTCTGCTGGTGCTTCAGGAGAGATGGCCTCTTCCATACCTGGCCTGTCTATGAATTAG